The genomic window CAAGGTGCGGTCGCGGGATATGGCGCATTATCGCCAGATCATGGCCGAAAGCATCTCTGCCCTGCCCTATATCCACGCCACCAGCAGCTATGTATCGATGGAGGCGGTTGTCGAACAGAACTGGCCCGGCATCTGAAGGATGCCCGCCGGGTAATCCGTGCCCCAGACACGGCGGGCATCGCGCGCCAGCATTCTTGACTGCACTTCATCCAGCCGTCGCAACGCGGCGCGGGTGCATCCTGTCTCGTCCAGGGCGCGGCGCCAAAGGCGCAGGGCCGAACGACTGCTCCACGGCAGGGCGGCATGCGCCAGCCAATGGCGCAGCTCTGCCGGCAGAAGGTCATAGCCGGCCATGGGTGGTGCGTGCCGCCCGGGTAACGAACTGGCCAGGTTGCGCCGCATGCTCACGCCCCTCCTGCGCCCCAAGCAGGAAAGGGGTCACGCA from Paracoccus sp. SMMA_5_TC includes these protein-coding regions:
- a CDS encoding DUF6525 family protein, with amino-acid sequence MRRNLASSLPGRHAPPMAGYDLLPAELRHWLAHAALPWSSRSALRLWRRALDETGCTRAALRRLDEVQSRMLARDARRVWGTDYPAGILQMPGQFCSTTASIDT